From a single Nicotiana tomentosiformis chromosome 2, ASM39032v3, whole genome shotgun sequence genomic region:
- the LOC138905655 gene encoding uncharacterized protein, giving the protein MAPAPAAPPPIQLARGGAQSVRAPPRGGGRSGGGQARFYALYARPDTISSDTVITVSSVPVSTPVGDTIIVDRVYRSCEVTIRSLETRVDLLLLSMVDFDVILGMDWLSPCHAILDCHAKTVTLAMPGFPRVEWSGSIHYVPSKVISYWKAQRMVEKGCLSYLAFVRDVIAEALVIDSVPVVRDFLDVFPVDVSGMPLDMDIDFGINLVPGTQPISILPYRMAPAELKELKEQLQEHCDKGFI; this is encoded by the exons atggcaccagcaccagcagctcCACCACCCATCCAGCTAGCTcgaggtggggctcagtcagttaGGGCTcccccgagagggggaggcagatcagggggtggccaggcccgtttctatgccctctaTGCCAGACCAGATACTATTTCTTCAGatactgtgattacag tttcatctgttcctgtatccactccagtgggcgatactatcattgtggaccgtgtatatcggtcatgtgagGTGACTATTAGGAGTCTAGAGACCAGAGTAGATcttttgttgcttagtatggtcgattttgacgtgattttgggtatggattggctgtctccatgtcatgctattctagattgtcacgctaagaccgtgacattggcgatgccggggtttccgagggttgagtggagcggctccATACACTATGTTCCTAGTAAAGTGATTTCATACTGGaaagctcagcggatggttgagaaaggttgtctatcttatctggcctttgtgagggatgttattGCAGAGGCCcttgttattgattctgttccggtggtgcgagatttcctggatgtgtttcctgtagacgtGTCCGGCATGCCActtgacatggatattgatttcggtattaatttggtgccgggcactcagcccatttctattctaccgtatcgtatggcaccggcggagttgaaggaattgaaggagcagcttcaggaacactgtgataaggggtttatttga